Proteins from one Oncorhynchus tshawytscha isolate Ot180627B linkage group LG16, Otsh_v2.0, whole genome shotgun sequence genomic window:
- the LOC112215871 gene encoding protein RCC2 homolog — MPRKKVTEVSGNGGIKRKRAGGKKKEREFSSDDEFDDYEEQENTKKPGKPATKSGLQPVTVADDIKEKIKLDLPKVKGQLLIFGATNWDLIGRKEVPKAQAAFRNLGQNLWGPHRYGSMSDVQVSSVVSGPCAAHSLLITTEGKLWSWGRNEKGQLGHGDTKRLEAPKLIETLADEVVVAAACGRNHTLALTEGGTAYSFGENKLGQLGQGNQTDAVLSPALIQYNGQPLVKVACGAEFSMVVDCKGNLYSFGCPEYGQLGHNSDGKFIARAQRIEFDCETIARRVAIFIEKSKDGQVTPVPNVVVRDVACGGNHTLILDSQKRVFSWGFGGYGRLGHTEQKDEMVPRLVKLFDFPGRGASQIYTGYQCSFAINEMGGLFFWGVTNTSRESTMYPKAVQDLCGWKVRSLACGKSSIVIAADDSTISWGPSPTFGELGYGDNKAKSSTTAQEVKTLDGVYTEQVVMGYAHCLVIARQDTPQEQDKLKKLPEYNPRTL, encoded by the exons ATGCCACGCAAGAAGGTAACAGAAGTCTCAGGGAATGGTGGGATCAAGAGGAAGAGGGCAGGAGGCAAAAAGAAGGAACGGGAGTTCAGCAGTGATGATGAGTTTGACGATTATGAAGAGCAGGAGAACACAAAGAAACCTGGCAAGCCTGCTACAAAGTCAGGCCTTCAACCAGTCACTGTCGCGGACGATATCAAGGAAAAAATA AAACTTGACTTACCTAAAGTCAAAGGTCAACTGCTCATTTTCGGCGCCACCAACTGGGATCTCATCGGAAGGAAAGAGGTGCCAAAAGCACAAG CGGCCTTCAGGAACCTAGGCCAGAACTTGTGGGGTCCTCACCGCTACGGCAGCATGAGTGACGTGCAGGTCAGCAGTGTGGTGTCTGGGCCCTGTGCTGCCCACAGCCTCCTAATCACCACTGAGGGCAAGCTCTGGAGCTGGG GTCGAAATGAAAAGGGTCAGCTGGGTCACGGAGACACCAAGCGCCTGGAGGCCCCAAAGCTGATTGAGACCCTCGCAGACGAAGTGGTGGTGGCTGCAGCCTGTGGACGCAACCACACCCTGGCATTGACAGAGGGTGGCACCGCCTACTCGTTTGGAGAGAACAAACTGGGCCAGCTGGGCCAGGGCAACCAAACAGATGCAGTCCTCAGTCCAGCCCTG ATCCAGTACAATGGGCAGCCCTTGGTCAAGGTGGCGTGTGGGGCAGAGTTCAGCATGGTGGTGGACTGCAAAGGAAACCTCTACTCGTTCGGGTGCCCAGAGTATGGCCAGCTAG GACACAACTCTGACGGCAAGTTCATTGCCCGTGCCCAGCGCATCGAGTTTGACTGTGAGACCATTGCACGCCGCGTGGCCATCTTCATCGAGAAGAGTAAGGACGGCCAGGTGACACCTGTACCTAACGTGGTGGTCAGAGACGTCGCCTGCGGAGGCAATcacacg ctgATATTGGACTCCCAGAAGCGGGTGTTTTCCTGGGGCTTTGGTGGTTATGGACGGCTTGGTCACACGGAGCAGAAGGACGAGATGGTGCCCAGACTGGTGAAGCTCTTCGACTTCCCCGGGCGCGGGGCATCCCAAATCTACACTGGCTATCAGTGCTCCTTCGCTATAAATGAAATGG GAGGGCTGTTTTTCTGGGGGGTCACCAATACCTCACGGGAGTCTACCATGTACCCCAAGGCTGTGCAGGACCTGTGTGGCTGGAAGGTCCGCAGTCTGGCGTGCGGGAAAAGCAGTATAGTTATTGCTGCAGACGACAGCACCATCAGCTGGGGACCCTCCCCCACCTTTGGAGAACTG GGATACGGAGACAACAAGGCCAAGTCCTCCACTACTGCTCAGGAGGTGAAGACCCTGGATGGAGTTTACACTGAACAG GTGGTGATGGGATACGCACACTGCCTGGTCATCGCTAGACAGGATACTCCACAGGAACAAGACAAGCTCAAGAAGCTGCCAGAGTACAACCCACGCACGCTCTGA